One part of the Ranitomeya imitator isolate aRanImi1 chromosome 10, aRanImi1.pri, whole genome shotgun sequence genome encodes these proteins:
- the LOC138651943 gene encoding uncharacterized protein isoform X2, whose translation MEQKTQEQLNMNLPMVEMSYTSGAGGSVHQTFYSHDGGNVFAIFLTSDKFSASVLLDYNQKLIGIRTENRCYLLRMDESTTPSQADLQRTIEHYEASNSTLGNTIALSFTAVEEAKPVDLGFNIHLMCGHLATYWAKMVKMTRKVALQGDPIIIITSDGTVIVIK comes from the exons ATGGAGCAAAAGACACAAGAACAGCTCAACATGAATCTGCCG ATGGTGGAGATGTCCTACACTTCGGGGGCCGGAGGGAGCGTCCATCAGACATTTTATAGTCACGATGGGGGGAACGTATTCGCCATATTCCTCACATCCGATAAGTTTTCTGCCTCCGTGCTCCTGGACTACAACCAG AAACTCATTGGGATCCGGACTGAGAACCGCTGCTACCTGCTGAGAATGGATGAGTCTACAACCCCGTCCCAAGCGGACCTGCAGCGGACAATAGAGCACTACGAGGCCAGT AACTCCACTCTGGGGAACACCATCGCCCTCAGCTTTACCGCAGTAGAAGAGGCGAAACCTGTGGATTTGGGCTTCAATATACACCTGATGTGCGGCCACCTCGCCACCTACTGGGCAAAAATG GTAAAGATGACACGGAAAGTAGCTCTACAAGGCGATCCAATTATCATTATCACTTCCGATGGTACAGTAATCGTTATAAAATAG
- the LOC138651943 gene encoding surfactant protein C-like isoform X1, translating to MEQKTQEQLNMNLPPYSLISKPLDPRKKWLVAIVTGLILAVTIAIIVTITIYMNQKNAEKMVEMSYTSGAGGSVHQTFYSHDGGNVFAIFLTSDKFSASVLLDYNQKLIGIRTENRCYLLRMDESTTPSQADLQRTIEHYEASNSTLGNTIALSFTAVEEAKPVDLGFNIHLMCGHLATYWAKMVKMTRKVALQGDPIIIITSDGTVIVIK from the exons ATGGAGCAAAAGACACAAGAACAGCTCAACATGAATCTGCCG CCATACAGCCTGATTTCCAAACCACTAGATCCCAGGAAGAAGTGGTTGGTGGCCATTGTGACCGGACTCATCCTCGCTGTGACAATCGCCATCATCGTTACCATTACCATTTACATGAACCAGAAGAACGCAGAGAAG ATGGTGGAGATGTCCTACACTTCGGGGGCCGGAGGGAGCGTCCATCAGACATTTTATAGTCACGATGGGGGGAACGTATTCGCCATATTCCTCACATCCGATAAGTTTTCTGCCTCCGTGCTCCTGGACTACAACCAG AAACTCATTGGGATCCGGACTGAGAACCGCTGCTACCTGCTGAGAATGGATGAGTCTACAACCCCGTCCCAAGCGGACCTGCAGCGGACAATAGAGCACTACGAGGCCAGT AACTCCACTCTGGGGAACACCATCGCCCTCAGCTTTACCGCAGTAGAAGAGGCGAAACCTGTGGATTTGGGCTTCAATATACACCTGATGTGCGGCCACCTCGCCACCTACTGGGCAAAAATG GTAAAGATGACACGGAAAGTAGCTCTACAAGGCGATCCAATTATCATTATCACTTCCGATGGTACAGTAATCGTTATAAAATAG